One genomic segment of Mycoplasmopsis agalactiae PG2 includes these proteins:
- a CDS encoding RluA family pseudouridine synthase, whose protein sequence is MIQLEVKYKERIDKYISDNSEITRNDAKALIEQEAVYVDDRKFVRKPNYMVREGMVITVLRLLEKESNIEAVDMPLDIRYEDEYLLILNKPSGLVVHPAPGHLNDTLVNALMYHFKNNLSDANGLLRLGIVHRIDKDTSGLLIIAKDNETHNELAKMLKNHQIKRTYLAICEGILPNKTTKINLPIQRDTKNRKLMSIHKDGKSSVTYVHMLKSFYIDNKPYSLVKCELETGRTHQIRVHLAYIKHPVYGDSIYGKSVDEFNQRLHAYKLSFMHPVINKLIEVYSDIPKEFDIAEYDYELLKNDD, encoded by the coding sequence ATGATTCAATTAGAAGTTAAATACAAAGAAAGAATAGACAAGTATATAAGTGATAATTCTGAAATTACTAGAAATGATGCTAAGGCGTTAATTGAACAAGAAGCTGTTTATGTAGATGATAGAAAATTTGTTAGAAAACCTAATTACATGGTGCGTGAAGGCATGGTAATTACTGTTTTAAGATTGCTTGAAAAAGAAAGTAATATTGAAGCTGTTGATATGCCGCTTGATATTAGGTATGAAGATGAGTATTTGTTAATCTTAAACAAGCCTAGTGGATTAGTTGTTCATCCAGCACCTGGTCATCTTAATGACACTTTAGTTAATGCACTAATGTATCATTTTAAAAACAATTTGTCAGATGCAAATGGTTTGTTGCGCTTAGGAATTGTGCACAGAATTGATAAAGATACTAGCGGACTTTTGATTATTGCTAAAGATAATGAAACTCACAATGAACTAGCTAAAATGCTTAAAAATCACCAAATTAAGCGTACTTATTTAGCTATTTGTGAAGGAATATTGCCTAATAAAACAACTAAGATTAATTTACCTATTCAAAGAGATACAAAAAATAGAAAGCTAATGAGCATACATAAAGACGGCAAGAGTTCAGTGACATATGTACATATGCTTAAAAGTTTTTACATTGATAATAAGCCTTATTCTTTAGTAAAATGTGAACTTGAAACTGGAAGAACACACCAAATTAGAGTGCATTTAGCATATATAAAACACCCTGTGTATGGTGATAGTATTTATGGTAAAAGTGTTGATGAATTTAATCAAAGATTGCATGCATATAAGTTGAGTTTTATGCATCCAGTTATAAATAAATTAATCGAAGTGTATTCTGATATACCTAAAGAATTTGATATTGCTGAATATGATTACGAATTATTAAAAAATGATGATTAA
- a CDS encoding APC family permease, with product MFNNHFRFEASFEGLWKHEKKTFRPIFISTFVSFIILILYFIVTASLDLAYINVTNEFFDQNPDKNFSPEYLKNMHLFWIIFKYVASAGILVSTILMFLSVLQGYKKKNFAKIYSWPLTIYFIILFVNIWNSVSAIIQGKGVNSSGDVAFSNYILTRMILTILFTIILAVAYFVFVRKYMFIKIAYINVQRYEEAKKQLDANPELKELVENIQAAFGGQLESKPSDYSAEEGEESADSKPEKMDKDDEVDPAKLAREKNYKKLMDLPNEKLYEAAQKLYISGYQSMEKATLANLVLDILEQQEAKKRAENSSSKNDEKGNKSGSDGEIVEAEVRDISEDNIREKKDELR from the coding sequence ATGTTTAATAACCACTTCAGATTTGAAGCATCTTTTGAAGGATTATGAAAGCATGAAAAGAAAACTTTTCGTCCTATTTTCATTTCAACTTTTGTTTCATTCATTATATTAATTCTTTATTTTATAGTAACTGCATCGCTTGACCTTGCTTACATAAATGTCACTAATGAATTTTTTGATCAAAACCCTGATAAAAATTTCTCTCCCGAATATTTAAAGAATATGCATTTGTTTTGAATAATATTTAAATATGTAGCATCTGCTGGAATCTTAGTGTCTACTATTTTGATGTTTTTATCTGTTTTACAGGGCTATAAGAAAAAAAACTTTGCAAAAATTTACTCTTGACCGCTAACAATATATTTCATAATTTTATTTGTTAATATATGAAATTCTGTATCAGCAATTATTCAAGGAAAAGGTGTAAATTCTTCTGGAGATGTTGCATTTAGTAACTATATCTTAACAAGAATGATATTGACTATATTATTTACAATAATTCTAGCAGTTGCATATTTTGTATTTGTTAGAAAATACATGTTTATTAAGATTGCGTATATAAATGTGCAAAGATATGAAGAAGCTAAAAAACAACTTGATGCAAATCCTGAGCTTAAAGAATTAGTCGAAAACATTCAAGCTGCTTTTGGTGGTCAACTAGAGTCAAAACCTAGTGATTATTCTGCTGAAGAAGGCGAAGAATCAGCTGATTCAAAACCTGAAAAAATGGACAAGGATGATGAAGTGGATCCAGCTAAGTTAGCAAGAGAAAAGAATTATAAAAAGCTTATGGACTTGCCAAATGAAAAACTTTATGAAGCAGCTCAAAAACTATATATTTCAGGCTACCAAAGTATGGAAAAAGCTACATTGGCTAACTTAGTATTAGATATTTTAGAGCAACAAGAAGCTAAGAAACGTGCTGAAAATTCATCTAGTAAAAATGACGAAAAAGGCAATAAATCAGGTTCTGATGGCGAAATAGTTGAAGCAGAAGTCAGAGACATTTCAGAAGATAACATAAGAGAAAAGAAGGATGAACTTAGATAG
- a CDS encoding chromate transporter — MTFLMILTTIIFIIFISLSVFGGGQIFMPIFSWLWEFLNKHFATNIDSQTVSNLFTISNATPGVFSTKLAFATGYLVANGHWWGFIFTFFTYLTFVLVPFLAMFFSMKLMSSKNKSPFLQGLVKIMNPVIVGIIGALIIQLIIGIAFPQVIFNKSISDYAKIDNMKIKAQYFEKTGMPILFIYVLFTVIFSSIMYKKKFPVVLLILINVVLAFLVFCPWLVS; from the coding sequence ATGACCTTTTTAATGATACTAACTACCATAATTTTCATTATATTTATTAGTTTGTCAGTATTTGGTGGCGGACAGATCTTTATGCCTATATTTAGCTGACTTTGGGAATTTTTGAATAAGCATTTTGCAACCAATATTGATAGCCAAACTGTGTCAAACTTATTTACAATAAGTAATGCAACTCCAGGCGTTTTTTCTACTAAATTAGCCTTTGCCACAGGCTATTTGGTTGCAAATGGCCACTGATGAGGCTTTATATTTACATTCTTTACTTATTTAACATTTGTTCTTGTACCATTTTTAGCAATGTTTTTCTCAATGAAGCTAATGTCAAGCAAAAATAAGTCACCATTTTTGCAAGGGTTAGTAAAAATTATGAATCCAGTAATTGTTGGAATTATTGGCGCGCTAATTATTCAACTCATAATAGGAATAGCATTCCCACAAGTTATTTTTAATAAATCTATTAGCGACTATGCCAAGATTGATAATATGAAAATAAAGGCTCAATATTTTGAAAAAACAGGCATGCCAATTTTATTCATTTATGTCTTGTTTACAGTCATATTCTCATCAATTATGTACAAAAAGAAATTCCCGGTAGTTCTACTTATTTTAATTAATGTTGTGCTTGCTTTTCTTGTATTTTGTCCTTGATTAGTTAGTTAA